The nucleotide sequence GGGAATTAAGTACTTCTGGCGGGTCGAGCACGAGCAGGGCCGGACGGTCGTCTACGCCTATGAGATCGACCCGGCGACCGGCGGCTACGGCCTGGGCGGGATCTACCATGATCGGCTGGTGCTGTCGGTGCCGTACGACATCGACATCGACCTGACGAAGGTGGGCGCAAGGCCGCCGCGCTGAGCCGTCAGTCGACAACGATGCCGAGTTGGGCGAGCAGCTTCGCCGCCTGCTCACCCGAGATCGTGGCGCCGGCCAGCAGGTAGGCCTCCTGCCAGGAGAAGTCGCCGAGGTCGGCGCCGCGCAGGTCGGCGCCGTCGAGCTCGGCCGCCCGCAGCACCGCGCCGCGCAGCCGCGAGTCGGACCAGACAGTGTCGCGCAGGTCGGCGCCGGACAGCACGGCGTCGTCCATGCGCAGGCCGTCGAGCTGCTGGCCGCGCAGGCTGATGCCGGACAGCCCGGCCAGCATGAGGTTGCAGCGCTGGAACGTGGCGCCCAGGCCGCGCGACTCGTCGAACCGGGCGCCGACCATGCGGCAGCCGGTGAACGCCGTGCCGGCGATCAGGGTGCCGCGCCAGGTGGTGTTGGCGAGGTCGACGCCGTCTAAGGTGGCGTCGGAGAGGTCGGCGTGCGAGAAGGCCGCCTTCGGCGCCGTGCCGCCCTTCCACACCGAGCCGTCGAGGTCGGCGCGGCCGAACCCGGCGGCGTCCATGGTGCAAGCCTCGAACGTCGCGCCGACGAGGGCGGCGTTGGTCAGCCGGGCCTCGGTGAGATCGCAGCGGCGGAACACCCGTGGCGCCGGCCCGGGCTGCTCCAGCAGCTCCGACAGGTCGCGTCCGGCGAGGTCGGCGTTCTCGACGTCGGCGCCGGCGGCCAGCAACGCGGCCAGTTCGTCGTCGGTGAGCGGCTGCCGGTCGGTCATGGCCGCACCGCCACGGCCAGCGCCGCCTCGTCCCATCGGGGGCCGACGGCGCGGACGTGCACGTGCCGCACCTCGGCGCCCTCGGGCCCCGCGTCGTCGCCGCCGTGGGAGCGGTCGATGTGGATCTCCAGCCGTTCGCCGGCCAGCCCTTCGGCGACGCCCTCGCCCCACTCGACCAGCGTGACCGCCTCGTCCAGCGTCGCCTCGAGGTCGATGTCCTCGAGCTCGTCCCAGCCGCCCAGCCGGTAGGCGTCGACGTGCACCAGCGGCGGGCCGTCGACCAGCGACGGGTGCACGCGCGCGATGACGAACGTCGGCGACGTGACGGGGCCGCGCACGCCGAGCCCGGCGCCGACGCCCTGCGCGAGCGTCGTCTTGCCCGCCCCGAGGTCGCCGCCCAGCAGCACGAGGTCGCCGGCCCGCAGTACGGCCGCGAGCCGCTCACCCAGCGCCGTCATGGACTCGGCGTCGGGGACGTCGAGGTCGATCACCGCTCGTCCTCCTTGCTGCGCCGCCGGCGCACGGACGCGATGCGGCTGCTCAGCCGCCGCGGCCGGCCGCCGCGGCGGGTCCGGTCGATCAGGGTGCGCAGCGCGTCGGTGACCACCTCGTGCCGTTCCAGCAGCACCATGTGCCCGGCGTCGGTGGC is from Jiangella alkaliphila and encodes:
- a CDS encoding pentapeptide repeat-containing protein yields the protein MTDRQPLTDDELAALLAAGADVENADLAGRDLSELLEQPGPAPRVFRRCDLTEARLTNAALVGATFEACTMDAAGFGRADLDGSVWKGGTAPKAAFSHADLSDATLDGVDLANTTWRGTLIAGTAFTGCRMVGARFDESRGLGATFQRCNLMLAGLSGISLRGQQLDGLRMDDAVLSGADLRDTVWSDSRLRGAVLRAAELDGADLRGADLGDFSWQEAYLLAGATISGEQAAKLLAQLGIVVD
- the tsaE gene encoding tRNA (adenosine(37)-N6)-threonylcarbamoyltransferase complex ATPase subunit type 1 TsaE gives rise to the protein MIDLDVPDAESMTALGERLAAVLRAGDLVLLGGDLGAGKTTLAQGVGAGLGVRGPVTSPTFVIARVHPSLVDGPPLVHVDAYRLGGWDELEDIDLEATLDEAVTLVEWGEGVAEGLAGERLEIHIDRSHGGDDAGPEGAEVRHVHVRAVGPRWDEAALAVAVRP